In Halopelagius inordinatus, a single genomic region encodes these proteins:
- a CDS encoding alpha/beta hydrolase — protein sequence MAETVLVPGGRDVRASLDEADGTDATACVVACPPHPQHGGHRGDDRLVAVSDELTARGVDCLRFDYGAWDEGRGEKADATNAVAWARERYDRVGLFGFSFGATTALLAVAEGADADADADERSSSCRRTQSVAAVSALAPTARLAQDLDVVASFDDIPVPVQVLYGTRDDTVEWGPVVERARETQQSVVEFSADHFFIGQAGKVAVRVADFLLPFLQVADSR from the coding sequence ATGGCCGAGACGGTACTCGTCCCCGGCGGCCGCGACGTTCGGGCATCGCTCGACGAGGCGGACGGAACGGACGCGACGGCGTGCGTCGTCGCCTGCCCGCCGCACCCCCAACACGGCGGACACCGCGGCGACGACAGACTCGTCGCCGTGAGCGACGAACTGACCGCCCGCGGCGTCGATTGTCTCCGGTTCGACTACGGCGCGTGGGACGAGGGGCGCGGCGAGAAAGCGGACGCGACGAACGCCGTCGCGTGGGCGCGGGAGCGATACGACCGCGTGGGGCTGTTCGGGTTCAGTTTCGGCGCGACGACGGCGCTTCTCGCCGTCGCGGAGGGTGCCGACGCGGACGCGGACGCTGACGAGCGAAGCTCGTCATGCCGACGGACGCAGTCCGTCGCCGCCGTCTCCGCACTCGCGCCGACGGCCCGCCTCGCGCAGGACTTAGACGTGGTCGCGTCGTTCGACGACATCCCGGTGCCCGTGCAGGTCCTCTACGGGACGCGCGACGATACGGTCGAGTGGGGTCCCGTGGTCGAACGCGCCCGCGAGACGCAGCAGTCGGTGGTGGAGTTCAGCGCCGACCACTTCTTCATCGGGCAGGCGGGGAAAGTCGCGGTTCGGGTGGCCGACTTCCTCCTGCCGTTCCTTCAGGTGGCGGACTCGCGGTAG
- a CDS encoding transcription factor S — protein sequence MQFCDECGSMMVNRDGEMACTDDDCGTTAEQDRELAAQFVSTEEQSGDELIETEEGADFEGKPTATDVTCDDCGHGEAWYTIKQTGSADEPPTRFFKCKECGRRWRGYN from the coding sequence ATGCAGTTTTGCGACGAGTGCGGTTCCATGATGGTCAACCGAGACGGCGAGATGGCCTGCACCGACGACGACTGCGGGACCACCGCCGAACAGGACCGAGAGTTGGCGGCACAGTTCGTCTCGACCGAAGAACAGAGCGGCGACGAACTCATCGAAACCGAGGAGGGCGCCGACTTCGAGGGCAAACCCACCGCCACCGACGTGACGTGCGACGACTGCGGCCACGGCGAGGCGTGGTACACCATCAAACAGACCGGCTCCGCCGACGAACCGCCGACGCGATTCTTCAAATGCAAAGAGTGCGGACGCAGGTGGCGCGGATACAACTGA
- a CDS encoding coiled-coil domain-containing protein, whose protein sequence is MESLSDELTRWLDRKAEELGTSRAEVVSRAVTAYRLVDENHESLADAAASDEDGSRRDELTGRLDELEAEFDEKLTDVRERVVQVKREADEKAPVGHDHPETSARVDEIDAELTALDERIEAGFGNYEEILDYLTETTDDAEAKLDTLATAVVDLRRRADELERSNAESAAATELKREANRTGIEKASCENCEASVSVCLLDGPYCPHCTSTFDGVRPKRGLFGTATLTVGNRPKLEGPDTEEAPEGLFEEGA, encoded by the coding sequence GTGGAGTCACTGTCAGACGAACTCACGCGATGGCTCGACCGGAAGGCCGAGGAACTCGGGACGAGTCGCGCGGAAGTCGTATCACGCGCAGTCACCGCGTACCGTCTCGTAGACGAGAACCACGAATCGCTGGCCGACGCGGCGGCGAGCGACGAGGACGGGTCGAGACGCGACGAACTGACGGGCCGCCTCGACGAACTGGAGGCGGAGTTCGACGAGAAACTGACAGACGTCCGAGAGAGAGTCGTCCAAGTGAAGCGCGAAGCCGACGAGAAGGCCCCCGTCGGTCACGACCACCCGGAGACGTCCGCGCGCGTCGACGAAATCGACGCGGAGTTGACGGCGTTGGACGAACGGATCGAAGCCGGGTTCGGAAACTACGAGGAGATTCTCGACTATCTGACCGAGACGACGGACGACGCCGAGGCGAAACTCGACACCCTCGCGACGGCCGTGGTGGACCTCAGACGCCGCGCCGACGAGTTAGAGCGGTCGAACGCCGAGTCCGCCGCGGCGACCGAACTCAAGCGCGAGGCGAACCGGACCGGCATCGAGAAAGCGTCCTGTGAGAACTGCGAGGCGTCCGTCTCCGTTTGCCTCCTCGACGGACCGTACTGTCCGCACTGCACGTCGACGTTCGACGGCGTGCGGCCGAAACGGGGTCTCTTCGGCACCGCGACGCTCACCGTCGGCAACCGTCCGAAACTCGAAGGACCCGACACCGAGGAGGCGCCCGAGGGCCTCTTCGAGGAGGGCGCGTAG
- a CDS encoding RAD55 family ATPase: protein MDSIPFGVSRLDSIIGGGAPPGTVVLLVGEPGAGAREFVYTSAAMNALAHADDELFDLHYGSLHDDASVPPEIHYLSFIDDESAIRREMAYVLDEEFLDAAVDRIRFHDLSPEYFQLSPIPREWYMGETTTLRDLGESHNRESVMTALGGLLSENAPNNLVVIDSITDLVGSVSEEVEWEDIAMLMRGLGKVSHEWGGLVLALASRETLERTELGHLVDAADGTLQFEWETGGSKRARTLVVREFRGVLSRLEDENIVRFETEIHESGFDVTDVRKIR, encoded by the coding sequence ATGGACAGCATCCCCTTCGGGGTGTCCCGTCTCGATTCGATAATCGGCGGCGGGGCGCCGCCGGGTACGGTCGTTCTCCTCGTCGGCGAACCCGGGGCCGGTGCCCGCGAGTTCGTCTACACGAGTGCGGCGATGAACGCACTCGCGCACGCCGACGACGAACTGTTCGACCTCCACTACGGGTCGCTTCACGACGACGCGTCCGTCCCCCCGGAGATTCACTACCTCTCGTTTATCGACGACGAATCGGCGATTCGGCGGGAGATGGCGTACGTTCTCGACGAGGAGTTCCTCGACGCCGCAGTCGACCGCATCCGGTTTCACGACCTCAGCCCCGAGTACTTTCAACTCAGCCCCATCCCTCGGGAGTGGTACATGGGGGAGACGACGACGCTCCGTGACCTCGGCGAGTCGCACAACCGCGAGTCGGTGATGACCGCGCTCGGCGGACTGTTGAGCGAGAACGCGCCGAACAACCTCGTCGTCATCGACTCCATCACCGACCTCGTCGGGTCCGTCTCGGAGGAGGTCGAGTGGGAGGACATCGCGATGCTGATGCGCGGCCTCGGGAAGGTATCGCACGAGTGGGGCGGACTCGTTCTCGCTCTCGCCAGTCGCGAGACGCTCGAACGGACGGAACTCGGACATCTCGTCGACGCCGCGGACGGGACTCTCCAGTTCGAGTGGGAGACCGGCGGGTCGAAACGCGCGCGGACGCTCGTCGTCCGAGAGTTCCGCGGCGTCCTCTCGCGCCTCGAAGACGAAAACATCGTCCGCTTCGAGACGGAGATACACGAGAGCGGGTTCGACGTGACGGACGTTCGGAAGATTCGCTGA
- a CDS encoding beta-ribofuranosylaminobenzene 5'-phosphate synthase family protein has product MSDRVRVAAGARIHFGFVNLSLAHERLYGGLGVALDDPETRVVAEPAERVVCADAHAREYAERAANVLGVAGARVEVESALPRHAGLGSGTQLALAVFAAVARANGRESDERAAAPELGRGGRSGVGVAAFEDGGFLADAGHPTARFTTARPDDGEWTVPPVAVRHDVPAEWRFLLVEPDIDPGRDGDEEDDSMRAVVERADPAVSDRIAGVLSRRLLPAVAAGNAERFGEAVEDIGRLNGSWYADEQGGVYRPPVGELVATLSEHPAVYGAGQSSWGPTVYGITDAARASEARAAGRAALDAAGVDGEVRTVSGRNVGARVEHGDDAPRNG; this is encoded by the coding sequence ATGAGCGACCGCGTCCGCGTCGCCGCCGGGGCCCGCATCCACTTCGGGTTCGTGAACCTGAGCCTCGCGCACGAACGCCTCTACGGAGGACTCGGCGTCGCCCTCGACGACCCGGAGACGAGGGTGGTCGCCGAACCGGCAGAGCGGGTGGTCTGTGCCGACGCGCACGCCCGCGAGTACGCCGAACGCGCGGCGAACGTTCTCGGCGTCGCGGGCGCGCGGGTCGAAGTCGAGTCCGCACTCCCGCGACACGCCGGACTCGGAAGCGGCACGCAACTGGCGCTGGCCGTCTTCGCCGCCGTCGCCCGGGCCAACGGTAGAGAGAGCGACGAACGCGCCGCCGCGCCCGAACTCGGACGCGGCGGCCGGTCCGGCGTCGGCGTCGCCGCCTTCGAAGACGGCGGGTTCCTCGCGGACGCGGGACATCCGACGGCCCGCTTTACCACCGCCCGCCCGGACGACGGCGAGTGGACGGTGCCGCCCGTCGCCGTCCGACACGACGTGCCGGCGGAGTGGCGCTTTCTCCTCGTCGAACCCGATATCGACCCCGGACGCGACGGCGACGAGGAGGACGACAGCATGCGCGCGGTGGTCGAACGCGCCGACCCCGCGGTGTCGGACCGCATCGCGGGCGTCTTGAGTCGCCGCCTCCTCCCCGCCGTCGCCGCCGGCAACGCGGAACGGTTCGGCGAAGCGGTGGAAGACATCGGCCGACTGAACGGGTCGTGGTACGCCGACGAACAGGGCGGAGTCTACCGCCCGCCCGTGGGCGAACTGGTCGCGACGCTCTCTGAGCATCCCGCGGTGTACGGCGCGGGGCAGTCGTCGTGGGGGCCGACGGTGTACGGCATCACCGACGCCGCACGCGCGTCGGAGGCGCGCGCGGCCGGGCGGGCCGCCTTAGACGCCGCGGGCGTCGACGGCGAGGTGCGAACGGTCTCCGGACGCAACGTCGGCGCGCGGGTCGAACACGGGGACGACGCGCCCCGAAACGGTTAA
- a CDS encoding cupin domain-containing protein, translated as MADEFDVLAAAESTLDPDDSEVETAELVVSDDVLVKAFALGPGATLSPHEHGESTNVFHVLRGSVTVVRDGEEEVVDAPGVVRHDRGVSHGARNETDETVLFTASLCPLPE; from the coding sequence ATGGCAGACGAGTTCGACGTCCTCGCCGCGGCCGAATCGACTCTCGACCCCGACGACTCGGAGGTCGAAACGGCGGAACTGGTCGTCTCCGACGACGTGTTGGTGAAGGCGTTCGCCCTCGGTCCGGGCGCGACGCTCTCCCCGCACGAACACGGAGAGAGCACGAACGTCTTTCACGTCCTCCGCGGGTCGGTCACCGTCGTCCGGGACGGAGAGGAGGAAGTCGTCGACGCGCCCGGCGTCGTCCGCCACGACAGAGGCGTCTCTCACGGCGCGCGAAACGAGACGGACGAGACGGTGCTTTTCACGGCGAGTCTCTGTCCCCTGCCGGAGTGA
- a CDS encoding DUF7126 family protein, giving the protein MTVLIAGEDADGLGDALLDYGADLTRIEGMATRESLLAAGIETADLLVLTEMDDASAIPVAKEENPDVRVVTYARDSLPEFVRGQTDLAVDPDLLSVDVVAEELVGA; this is encoded by the coding sequence ATGACCGTGCTCATCGCAGGCGAAGACGCAGACGGACTCGGCGACGCCCTCCTCGACTACGGTGCGGACCTGACCCGCATCGAGGGGATGGCGACCCGAGAATCGCTCCTCGCGGCGGGAATCGAGACGGCGGACCTCCTCGTCCTCACGGAGATGGACGACGCCTCGGCGATTCCGGTCGCGAAAGAAGAGAACCCCGACGTGCGCGTCGTCACGTACGCCCGCGACTCCCTCCCGGAGTTCGTCCGCGGGCAGACCGACCTCGCGGTCGACCCCGACCTCCTCTCGGTCGACGTCGTCGCCGAGGAACTGGTCGGCGCGTAA
- the guaA gene encoding glutamine-hydrolyzing GMP synthase, whose translation MVDADSFIDDAVEEIRDAVGDEHAIIALSGGVDSSVAAALAYRAIGDQLTPVYVDTGLMREGETAQIRDTFSYMDSLQVVEGEDRFLDALAGVTDPEEKRKVIGEQFIREFEREAKASDAQYLVQGTIYPDRIESEGNIKSHHNVGGLPDVVDFEGIVEPVRDLYKDEVRDVARELGLEEIISERMPFPGPGLAVRVIGEVTKEKVEVARASCHVVEDEVEKHDPWQAFAAVIGKGTGVKGDNRVHGWIVAVRSVESRDGMTARAQELPWETLQRIQSRITGENENVARVVYDVTHKPPATIEYE comes from the coding sequence ATGGTCGACGCGGACTCCTTTATCGACGACGCGGTCGAAGAGATTCGCGACGCCGTCGGCGACGAACACGCCATCATCGCCCTCTCGGGCGGCGTGGACTCCTCCGTCGCGGCGGCACTCGCCTACCGGGCCATCGGCGACCAACTCACCCCCGTCTACGTGGACACGGGCCTGATGCGCGAAGGCGAGACGGCGCAGATTCGCGACACCTTCAGCTACATGGATAGCCTGCAGGTCGTCGAGGGTGAGGACCGCTTCCTCGACGCACTCGCGGGCGTCACGGACCCCGAAGAGAAGCGCAAGGTCATCGGCGAACAGTTCATCCGCGAGTTCGAACGCGAGGCGAAGGCGTCCGACGCGCAGTACCTCGTGCAGGGGACCATCTACCCCGACCGAATCGAGAGCGAGGGCAACATCAAATCCCACCACAACGTCGGCGGCCTGCCCGACGTGGTGGACTTCGAGGGCATCGTCGAACCCGTCCGCGACCTGTACAAAGACGAGGTGCGGGACGTCGCCCGCGAACTCGGCCTCGAAGAGATAATCTCCGAGCGGATGCCGTTCCCCGGCCCCGGACTGGCCGTCCGCGTCATCGGCGAGGTGACGAAGGAGAAAGTCGAGGTGGCGCGCGCGTCGTGTCACGTCGTCGAAGACGAAGTCGAGAAACACGACCCCTGGCAGGCGTTCGCCGCCGTCATCGGGAAGGGAACCGGCGTGAAGGGCGACAACCGCGTCCACGGCTGGATCGTCGCCGTTCGCTCCGTCGAATCCCGCGACGGGATGACCGCGCGGGCGCAGGAACTCCCGTGGGAGACGCTCCAACGCATCCAATCGCGCATCACCGGCGAGAACGAGAACGTCGCTCGCGTCGTCTACGACGTAACGCACAAGCCTCCGGCCACCATCGAGTACGAATGA
- the pyrG gene encoding glutamine hydrolyzing CTP synthase: MPKEPETGYDPSLGRKFIFVTGGVMSGLGKGITAASTGRLLSNAGFDVTAVKVDPYLNVDAGTMNPYQHGEVYVLKDGGEVDLDLGNYERFLGTDMTSDHNVTTGKTYQHVIQKERSGDYLGKTVQIIPHITDDIKRRIREAAEGTDVCIVEVGGTVGDIEGMPYLEALRQFAHEEDDGDILFTHVTLVPYSKNGEQKTKPTQHSVKELRSTGLQPDILVGRSSDKLDSETKEKIALFCDVPTDAVFSNPDVEDIYHVPLMVEEEGLDEYVMERLNLADEALPADERDNRWRELVTRDRTESVDIALVGKYDLEDAYMSVHEALKHAGIERRTDVNVLWVDSDEMLDKHADRLKGADGVVVPGGFGTRGTAGKIEAIRYCRENDVPFLGLCLGFQMAVIEHARNVLGLDGAHSAEIDSDTDHPVIDLLPEQYELDEMGGTMRLGAHETDIEPGTLAERVYGDTVCTERHRHRYEVNPEYIDELESGALTFSGRAANRMEILERDDHPYFLGTQFHPEFRSRPDRASPPFVGFLDAVLGELDARNREEVEA, from the coding sequence ATGCCGAAGGAACCCGAAACCGGGTACGACCCGTCGCTGGGTCGGAAGTTCATTTTCGTAACGGGGGGCGTGATGTCCGGCCTCGGAAAGGGAATCACCGCCGCGAGTACGGGACGACTGCTCTCGAACGCCGGATTCGACGTGACGGCGGTCAAAGTCGATCCGTATCTGAACGTGGACGCGGGGACGATGAACCCCTACCAACACGGCGAGGTGTACGTGTTGAAAGACGGCGGCGAGGTGGACTTGGACCTGGGGAACTACGAACGGTTCCTCGGGACGGACATGACCTCGGACCACAACGTCACCACGGGCAAGACGTACCAACACGTCATCCAAAAGGAGCGTTCGGGCGACTACCTCGGGAAGACGGTCCAGATTATCCCCCACATAACCGACGACATAAAGCGCCGCATCCGCGAGGCGGCCGAGGGGACGGACGTCTGCATCGTCGAAGTCGGCGGCACGGTGGGTGACATAGAGGGGATGCCCTACCTCGAAGCCCTCCGTCAGTTCGCCCACGAGGAAGACGACGGCGACATCCTGTTTACGCACGTCACCCTCGTTCCGTACTCGAAGAACGGCGAGCAGAAGACGAAACCGACGCAACACTCCGTGAAGGAACTCCGAAGCACCGGCCTCCAACCCGACATCCTCGTCGGCCGGTCGTCGGACAAACTCGACTCCGAGACCAAAGAGAAGATAGCGCTCTTTTGCGACGTGCCGACGGACGCGGTGTTCTCGAACCCGGACGTAGAGGACATCTACCACGTCCCTCTGATGGTCGAAGAGGAGGGATTAGACGAGTACGTCATGGAGCGTCTGAACCTCGCGGACGAGGCCCTTCCGGCGGACGAACGCGACAACCGGTGGCGCGAACTCGTCACGCGCGACCGGACCGAGTCGGTCGATATCGCACTCGTCGGGAAGTACGACCTCGAAGACGCGTACATGTCGGTCCACGAGGCGTTGAAACACGCCGGTATCGAACGCCGGACCGACGTGAACGTGCTGTGGGTGGATTCGGACGAGATGCTCGACAAGCACGCGGACCGCCTGAAGGGGGCCGACGGCGTCGTCGTCCCCGGCGGGTTCGGCACCCGCGGCACCGCGGGGAAGATAGAGGCCATCCGCTACTGCCGCGAGAACGACGTGCCGTTCCTCGGCCTCTGTCTCGGCTTCCAGATGGCCGTCATCGAACACGCCCGTAACGTCCTCGGACTCGACGGCGCACACTCCGCCGAAATCGACTCCGACACGGACCACCCAGTCATCGACCTCCTGCCCGAACAGTACGAACTCGACGAGATGGGCGGGACGATGCGTCTCGGCGCCCACGAAACCGATATCGAACCCGGTACCTTGGCCGAACGCGTCTACGGCGACACCGTCTGCACGGAACGACACCGCCACCGCTACGAGGTCAACCCCGAGTACATCGACGAACTGGAATCCGGTGCCCTCACGTTCTCCGGGCGCGCAGCGAATCGTATGGAGATTCTCGAACGCGACGACCATCCCTACTTCCTCGGGACGCAGTTCCACCCCGAGTTTCGGTCGCGCCCCGACCGCGCCAGTCCGCCGTTCGTCGGCTTCTTAGACGCCGTCCTCGGCGAGTTAGACGCCCGCAACCGCGAGGAGGTGGAGGCCTGA
- a CDS encoding PHP domain-containing protein, with product MYDYHVHSNYSDGDFLPSMLGAAEAAGLSGVGIADHCVVVPDERIRRFRDAYGFALDQTYPRRRGAIEELRDRFEIEVYDSAEMDYEPDAEAEIRAFLDEAAFDYTVGSVHSLDGTNVHYEEPFAAMSEAERRATVERYFEKVVALAESELFEIAAHVDLVERNAALRGLATEDQYDRVARAFADSRTVPEINAGRVLDDYGEFHPTPALFSALRDAGVEFVVGTDSHAPDEIAARAEKIREFTASTGLSPVELDL from the coding sequence GTGTACGACTACCACGTCCACTCGAACTACTCCGACGGCGACTTCCTCCCGTCGATGCTCGGGGCCGCGGAGGCGGCCGGACTGTCGGGCGTCGGCATCGCAGACCACTGCGTCGTCGTCCCAGACGAGCGGATACGGCGCTTTCGAGACGCATACGGCTTCGCCCTCGACCAGACGTACCCCCGACGCCGAGGCGCGATAGAGGAGTTACGCGACCGGTTCGAAATCGAGGTGTACGACTCCGCCGAGATGGATTACGAACCGGACGCCGAAGCGGAGATTCGAGCGTTCCTCGACGAGGCGGCGTTCGACTACACGGTGGGGAGCGTCCACTCTCTCGACGGGACGAACGTCCACTACGAGGAACCGTTCGCCGCGATGTCGGAGGCCGAACGCCGCGCGACCGTCGAGCGATACTTCGAGAAAGTGGTCGCCCTCGCGGAGTCGGAACTGTTCGAGATAGCCGCCCACGTCGACTTGGTCGAACGCAACGCCGCGCTTCGCGGCCTCGCGACCGAAGACCAGTACGACCGCGTCGCGCGGGCGTTCGCCGACTCGCGGACGGTCCCCGAGATAAACGCCGGGCGCGTCCTCGACGACTACGGCGAGTTCCACCCGACGCCCGCCCTCTTTTCGGCTCTGCGGGACGCGGGCGTCGAGTTCGTCGTCGGCACCGACTCTCACGCGCCGGACGAAATCGCCGCCCGCGCCGAGAAGATTCGAGAGTTCACCGCCTCGACGGGCCTCTCGCCCGTCGAACTCGACCTGTAG
- a CDS encoding saccharopine dehydrogenase family protein, producing MTDSDADSDATFLLYGAYGYTGRLVAEAAAERGLEPILAGRDSERVSAVASDLDLPSRTFDVREAAAFVDDVDAVLNCAGPFEKTADPMVDACIREGTHYLDITGELSVFERIKRRDAEADDAGVTLLPGVGFDVVPTDCLAAHLKRRLPAATHLALGLDAAGTISKGTTKTVLSGIGDGGAVRENGDLRWVPVGHKTRAIDFGEGLKRAVTIPWGDVSTAHVTTGIPNIEVYAAMPPAGRRLLGAANYLGGLLSAAPVQAVLHRLVDRYVEGPDERTRREGYGLVWGEARSPGGRVVSRLRTPETYRLTVETSLLCVEKTLSGDAPTGYQTPASAFGPDLILEVPGTERVDIDGDEVVERVSGPELEETTGRGGGDY from the coding sequence ATGACCGACTCCGATGCGGACTCAGACGCCACCTTCCTGCTGTACGGCGCGTACGGCTACACCGGGCGACTCGTCGCCGAGGCGGCGGCCGAACGCGGTCTCGAACCGATTCTGGCCGGACGCGACTCCGAGCGGGTGTCGGCCGTCGCGTCGGACCTCGACCTCCCGAGTCGGACGTTCGACGTGCGGGAGGCCGCCGCGTTCGTCGACGACGTGGACGCCGTCCTCAACTGCGCGGGGCCGTTCGAGAAGACGGCGGACCCGATGGTCGACGCCTGCATCCGAGAGGGGACGCACTACCTCGACATCACGGGCGAACTCTCCGTCTTCGAGCGAATCAAGCGGCGGGACGCGGAGGCCGACGACGCGGGCGTGACGCTCCTCCCCGGCGTCGGGTTCGACGTGGTCCCCACGGACTGTCTCGCCGCCCACCTGAAGCGGCGACTCCCGGCGGCGACGCATCTCGCTCTCGGGTTGGACGCCGCGGGAACCATCTCGAAGGGAACGACGAAGACCGTCCTCTCGGGCATCGGCGACGGCGGCGCGGTCCGCGAGAACGGCGACCTGCGGTGGGTCCCGGTCGGCCACAAGACCCGCGCCATCGACTTCGGCGAGGGCCTGAAGCGCGCGGTCACCATCCCGTGGGGCGACGTGTCGACGGCCCACGTCACCACCGGGATTCCGAACATCGAGGTGTACGCCGCAATGCCTCCGGCGGGCCGCCGACTCCTCGGGGCCGCGAACTACCTCGGCGGCCTTCTGAGCGCCGCGCCCGTGCAAGCGGTCCTGCACCGTCTCGTGGACCGGTACGTCGAGGGACCGGACGAACGGACCCGCAGAGAGGGCTACGGCCTCGTCTGGGGGGAGGCCCGGTCGCCGGGCGGCCGCGTCGTCTCCCGCCTCAGAACGCCCGAGACGTACCGCTTGACCGTCGAAACGTCGCTTCTGTGCGTGGAGAAAACCCTCTCGGGCGACGCGCCGACGGGCTATCAGACGCCCGCCTCGGCGTTCGGCCCGGACCTGATTCTCGAAGTCCCCGGCACCGAACGCGTCGATATCGACGGCGACGAGGTGGTCGAACGGGTCAGCGGGCCCGAACTCGAAGAGACGACGGGTCGAGGCGGGGGCGATTACTGA
- a CDS encoding aldo/keto reductase, translating to MDIPQFGLGTYQMDDLDECATAVETAVDVGYRHIDTAQGYENEAAVGDGIARADVDREDLFVASKIDTESLAYDDVLESTRESARKLGADSIDLMYVHWPIQTYDPEATLPALDELVDEGVIDRIGLSNFRPDQLEDAIDRLDAPVYAHQVEMHPMLPQDELHELAVEHDHRLVAYCPIARNQVADVPEIREVAEKHDATPAQVSLAWLMQKENVTAIPKAASPDHITENYAALDVELDADDVDAIDGIEDRHRIVDFEEAPWNHG from the coding sequence ATGGATATTCCGCAGTTCGGTCTCGGGACGTACCAGATGGACGACCTCGACGAGTGCGCGACTGCGGTCGAGACGGCAGTAGACGTCGGCTACCGCCACATCGATACCGCGCAGGGGTACGAGAACGAGGCGGCCGTCGGCGACGGCATTGCGCGCGCGGACGTGGACCGAGAGGACCTGTTCGTCGCCTCGAAGATAGACACGGAGTCGCTCGCGTACGACGACGTCCTCGAATCGACGCGCGAGAGCGCTCGGAAACTCGGCGCGGACAGTATCGACCTGATGTACGTCCACTGGCCGATACAGACGTACGACCCAGAAGCGACGCTCCCGGCCTTGGACGAACTCGTCGACGAGGGCGTAATCGACCGAATCGGCCTGAGCAACTTCCGACCGGACCAACTCGAAGACGCCATCGACCGACTCGACGCGCCGGTCTACGCGCACCAAGTCGAGATGCATCCGATGCTCCCGCAGGACGAACTTCACGAACTCGCCGTCGAACACGACCACCGACTGGTGGCCTACTGTCCCATCGCCCGAAATCAGGTGGCGGACGTGCCGGAGATTCGTGAGGTGGCGGAGAAACACGACGCGACGCCCGCGCAGGTGTCTCTCGCGTGGTTGATGCAGAAAGAGAACGTCACCGCCATCCCGAAAGCCGCCTCGCCGGACCACATCACGGAGAACTACGCCGCACTCGACGTGGAACTCGACGCCGACGACGTGGACGCGATCGACGGAATCGAGGACCGTCACCGCATCGTCGACTTCGAGGAAGCCCCGTGGAACCACGGCTAA
- a CDS encoding CpXC domain-containing protein, whose protein sequence is MAVAAVACPHCGQVIDAEFPPEGDVGGVRRRLKSQFRLTRNTCPKCGRQYDIRQR, encoded by the coding sequence ATGGCAGTCGCGGCAGTGGCGTGCCCGCACTGCGGACAGGTGATAGACGCCGAGTTCCCTCCGGAGGGCGACGTCGGAGGCGTCCGCCGTCGACTGAAGTCGCAGTTCCGACTCACCCGGAACACCTGCCCGAAGTGCGGTCGCCAGTACGACATCAGACAGCGTTGA